A single bacterium DNA region contains:
- a CDS encoding ankyrin repeat domain-containing protein, translating into MSRLMTISTAAVALAAVCSAPLRGGDGPDPSGWSPLMTAVERGDAARVRELLAAGADVDYSTPTYGFTALMEAVYRGDAGIAALLIEAGADPDARTRRGYAVSEDSPLLLAVKTGSPGLARMLLSAGAAVNRRYQGGRTALLYAVSYGNPEVVEVLLAHGADPSARDDEGLGVEEWNALGPGSREGGVSTGLPAGHRPPTAEKREARE; encoded by the coding sequence ATGAGCCGGCTCATGACGATCTCCACGGCGGCGGTGGCGCTCGCCGCGGTTTGTTCAGCCCCGCTTCGGGGGGGAGATGGGCCCGATCCCTCCGGGTGGTCCCCCCTGATGACGGCCGTGGAGCGGGGGGACGCCGCCCGGGTCCGGGAACTGCTGGCCGCCGGCGCGGACGTCGATTATTCCACTCCCACGTATGGATTCACCGCCTTGATGGAGGCGGTATACCGCGGCGACGCCGGAATCGCCGCGCTCCTGATCGAGGCTGGAGCCGACCCGGACGCCCGTACCCGAAGAGGTTACGCCGTCAGCGAGGATTCCCCGCTGCTGCTGGCGGTTAAAACCGGTTCGCCCGGTCTTGCCCGGATGCTGTTGTCCGCCGGCGCGGCGGTCAATCGGCGCTATCAGGGAGGCAGGACCGCGCTTCTGTATGCGGTAAGTTACGGCAACCCGGAAGTGGTGGAAGTCCTGTTGGCGCATGGAGCCGATCCCTCGGCGCGCGACGACGAGGGGTTGGGGGTGGAAGAGTGGAACGCCCTGGGCCCGGGCTCCCGCGAAGGCGGGGTATCGACCGGGCTGCCGGCCGGGCACCGGCCGCCGACGGCGGAAAAGCGGGAGGCGCGGGAATGA
- a CDS encoding radical SAM protein, whose amino-acid sequence MKILLLYPQWTINYGIPGHFARKASTWPPLNLAYLAAIAEKAGHAVRIIDGQVEGKTPEDIIRETEEFSPDLIGMTATTTFFHIVADLASQLKKRFPEIPLVVGGPHITMLKDEAFLPCFDYGFVGEADASWPEFLRSYQEGGDLSRVKGILCRTPEGIAYTGPASPVEDVDSIPFPARHLLRSDLYRIGTLQGTKPFATVMTTRGCPFKCIFCSTEVFGARVRKRSPAAVVAEMRAIMEEFGITHFIFLDDTLTLDREHILEICRLITEQGLKVTLDGSTRANLVDEELVAALARAGMIRISFGLESVNPRIRRIMRKEVPLESYTVANRLTNKYGIETLNSCMIGLPGETVETIRETMRFLRESREIKQANLSIAVPYPGTELYRMAKEGEHGLKLVTGDFSKFKRYGSAVMQVGDLSPEDLISLQNDAFVSIYLAPWRIVPMIRKSGWFGLVLMFLRLYRSAKRRIFQRSAPSLFRGNAVTAPGGD is encoded by the coding sequence ATGAAGATTCTGCTGCTCTACCCCCAGTGGACCATAAACTACGGCATCCCCGGGCATTTCGCCCGCAAGGCCTCGACCTGGCCCCCGCTTAATCTGGCCTACCTGGCCGCGATCGCGGAAAAGGCCGGACACGCGGTCAGGATCATCGACGGCCAGGTGGAGGGCAAGACTCCCGAAGACATCATCCGGGAGACCGAAGAATTCTCGCCCGACCTGATCGGCATGACGGCCACCACTACCTTCTTTCACATCGTGGCCGATCTGGCTTCCCAACTGAAAAAACGTTTTCCGGAGATCCCCCTGGTCGTGGGGGGGCCCCACATCACCATGCTCAAGGATGAGGCGTTTCTTCCCTGTTTCGATTATGGATTCGTGGGGGAAGCGGACGCGTCCTGGCCCGAGTTTCTCCGGAGCTACCAGGAGGGGGGCGACCTTTCCCGGGTGAAGGGAATCCTTTGCCGGACTCCGGAGGGGATCGCCTACACCGGCCCGGCGTCTCCGGTCGAGGACGTCGACAGCATTCCTTTTCCGGCCCGCCATCTCCTGCGTTCGGATCTTTACCGGATCGGAACCCTGCAGGGGACGAAGCCGTTCGCGACCGTCATGACCACCAGGGGTTGCCCGTTCAAGTGTATTTTCTGCAGCACCGAGGTCTTCGGGGCGCGGGTCAGGAAACGCTCCCCGGCCGCGGTCGTGGCGGAAATGCGCGCGATCATGGAAGAGTTCGGAATCACCCACTTCATCTTTCTCGACGACACCCTCACCCTCGACCGGGAGCACATCTTGGAGATATGCCGGCTCATCACCGAGCAGGGCCTGAAGGTAACCCTGGACGGAAGTACCCGCGCCAACCTGGTGGACGAGGAACTGGTAGCCGCCCTGGCCCGGGCCGGAATGATCAGGATTTCTTTCGGCCTGGAATCGGTGAACCCCCGCATACGACGGATCATGAGGAAAGAAGTGCCCCTGGAGAGCTATACCGTCGCCAATCGATTGACCAACAAGTATGGAATCGAAACCCTCAACTCCTGCATGATCGGACTGCCCGGGGAAACCGTGGAAACCATTCGGGAGACCATGAGATTTCTGCGCGAATCCCGCGAGATCAAACAGGCCAACCTCAGTATCGCCGTCCCCTATCCGGGAACCGAACTCTATCGGATGGCAAAAGAGGGAGAGCATGGGCTCAAGCTCGTCACCGGGGATTTCTCGAAGTTCAAGCGCTACGGTTCCGCGGTGATGCAGGTCGGAGATCTTTCCCCCGAAGATCTGATCAGCCTCCAGAACGACGCCTTCGTCAGCATCTACCTGGCCCCCTGGAGGATCGTTCCCATGATCAGGAAATCGGGGTGGTTCGGGTTGGTGCTGATGTTCCTGAGGTTGTACCGGAGCGCGAAAAGACGTATATTTCAACGATCGGCCCCGTCATTGTTCAGGGGAAATGCCGTTACGGCGCCCGGGGGCGATTAG
- a CDS encoding glycosyltransferase family 2 protein — MGQGPEISIVLSFRNEEAVIPELVRRLTGTLEGIPAKFELIFVNDASSDGSLKLLEEYRGTDPRVKIVTMSRVYGVAEGILAGIARASGDAVVYMDSDLQDPPEVIPEMVARWREGADVVYTVRTRRQGENPLRRAATKVAYKIIRGFTTEIDLTVEAGDFKLLSRRVADKLLELRESDPYIRGLVPWLGFRQVPVYYERQPRLAGRSHFPVFRNFFRDMLTFRGGVGTFIAGVTSFSILPLALFFLAGAAILALSILAGILLVILGCFGRAPSSPAVIVTAAAFFSGIQLLGLGTVGFYLARVYRDVRGRPRYVVREERGFEDPPSGGGGSGSGRGAG; from the coding sequence GTGGGTCAAGGACCGGAAATTTCGATCGTACTTTCCTTCCGCAACGAAGAAGCCGTTATCCCGGAACTGGTGCGCCGGCTGACCGGAACCCTGGAAGGCATTCCGGCGAAATTCGAGCTGATCTTCGTCAACGACGCTTCGAGCGACGGCTCTCTGAAGCTGCTCGAGGAATACCGCGGGACCGACCCCAGGGTCAAGATCGTCACCATGTCGCGGGTTTACGGCGTGGCCGAGGGCATTCTCGCCGGCATCGCCCGCGCTTCCGGGGACGCGGTCGTCTACATGGATTCCGACCTGCAGGACCCCCCCGAGGTCATCCCCGAAATGGTGGCGCGCTGGCGGGAAGGAGCGGATGTGGTGTATACCGTGCGCACCCGCCGCCAGGGCGAAAATCCTCTGCGCCGCGCGGCCACGAAAGTCGCCTATAAAATCATCAGAGGGTTCACGACCGAGATCGACCTGACCGTCGAAGCCGGGGATTTCAAACTCCTCTCCCGGCGGGTGGCCGACAAGCTGCTCGAACTGAGGGAATCGGACCCGTATATCCGCGGGCTCGTGCCCTGGCTGGGATTTCGGCAGGTCCCGGTCTATTACGAGCGGCAGCCCCGCCTGGCCGGGCGGTCCCACTTCCCGGTATTTCGGAACTTTTTCCGGGACATGCTCACGTTCCGGGGCGGGGTGGGTACGTTTATCGCCGGGGTGACCTCGTTTTCTATTTTGCCCTTGGCTCTTTTCTTTCTGGCCGGGGCCGCGATCCTCGCGCTCTCGATCCTGGCGGGGATACTCCTGGTTATTCTCGGGTGTTTCGGCCGCGCCCCCTCGTCTCCCGCGGTCATCGTCACGGCGGCGGCGTTTTTTTCGGGGATTCAGCTGCTGGGCCTGGGGACCGTCGGGTTTTACCTGGCCCGGGTCTACCGGGACGTCCGCGGCCGCCCCCGGTACGTGGTGCGCGAGGAGCGGGGTTTCGAGGATCCCCCGTCCGGGGGGGGCGGCAGCGGTTCCGGGCGCGGCGCCGGATAA